A portion of the Magnetococcales bacterium genome contains these proteins:
- the pepN gene encoding aminopeptidase N — protein MSDKPKQITRLADYTPPVHLVETVHLEFSLHDHETRVRARLAMRRNPLVTGESATTLRLDGRELELLSLSLDGKPLSADHYTLDPEHLTVPNVPEAFVLESETRIHPEANLSLEGLYRSRGLFCTQCEAEGFRKITFYPDRPDVMARFTVRVEADRESLPVLLSNGNRLQTGELPDNRHFVLWEDPHPKPAYLFALVAGKLACHAGAFTTRSGRPVDLQIWVEPENIAQCQHALDALKKSMAWDEQRFGCEYDLDLYMIVAVNDFNAGAMENKGLNIFNAQYVLADPETATDANYEEVESVIAHEYFHNWTGNRVTCRDWFQLSLKEGLTIFRDQEFSADVGSRPVQRIREVQRLRSVQFPEDAGPTAHPVRPEAYMEINNFYTTTVYNKGAEVVRMLMTLIGREAFHRGITLYLHRHDGQAVTVEAFIQAMESASGRDLSLFQRWYHQAGTPRVTVHQQHRPDSGVLELTIQQECRAHNQTESGPPLTIPLAMALLDPQSGAPLPLTLEGENPAAAPLERVLELTRAVETFRFTGIERPPIPSLLRGFSAPVKLDAPLSEADLAFLWGAETDPFNRWDAGQTLAIRTLLTAARTPPDQSVAVPDPFVRAFSATLQAPELDPAMKTLAITLPPLGVLVEAMENADPGALFRAREAIRCGLAMACRDTLLELYAENQTPGHYRLDGATIGRRSLKNFALGLLMALPDNDPAARMAVEQVESADNMTDRMGGLLPLVHAGRPEAQPLLARMEQRWHANPLAMDKWFAIQAMAPLEQTLERVRQLMTHPAYDPRNPNRIRAVIGTFCRANLVCFHDPAGSGYRFLAEVIRDLDPHNPQTAAGLVSTLSRWKQFEPRRRQAMRAALEEIVALPGLSRNSHEIASKCLS, from the coding sequence ATGAGCGATAAACCGAAACAGATCACCCGTCTGGCCGATTACACCCCGCCGGTCCATCTGGTGGAGACGGTCCATCTGGAGTTCTCCCTCCACGACCACGAAACCCGGGTGCGTGCCCGTCTGGCCATGCGCCGCAATCCGCTGGTCACGGGGGAGAGCGCCACGACGCTGCGTCTCGATGGCCGGGAGCTGGAACTGCTCTCCTTGAGCCTCGACGGCAAACCGCTGTCAGCGGACCACTACACCCTCGACCCGGAACACCTGACCGTGCCGAACGTGCCGGAGGCATTTGTTCTGGAGTCGGAAACCCGCATCCATCCGGAAGCCAATCTCTCCCTGGAGGGGCTGTACCGCTCCCGTGGCCTGTTTTGCACCCAGTGCGAGGCGGAAGGCTTCCGCAAGATCACCTTCTATCCGGACCGGCCCGACGTGATGGCCCGCTTCACCGTGCGGGTGGAGGCGGACCGGGAGTCCCTGCCGGTATTGTTGTCCAACGGCAACCGCCTGCAAACCGGGGAGCTGCCGGACAACCGCCACTTCGTCTTGTGGGAGGATCCCCATCCCAAGCCCGCCTATCTCTTTGCCCTGGTGGCGGGAAAACTGGCCTGTCACGCCGGAGCGTTCACCACCCGCTCGGGCCGTCCGGTGGATCTGCAAATCTGGGTGGAGCCGGAAAACATCGCCCAATGTCAACACGCCCTGGACGCCTTGAAAAAATCCATGGCCTGGGACGAACAGCGCTTCGGCTGCGAATACGATCTGGATCTCTACATGATCGTCGCGGTCAACGATTTCAACGCCGGGGCCATGGAAAACAAAGGACTCAACATCTTCAACGCCCAGTATGTCCTCGCCGATCCGGAAACCGCCACGGACGCCAACTACGAAGAGGTGGAAAGCGTCATCGCCCACGAATATTTCCACAACTGGACCGGCAATCGGGTCACCTGTCGCGACTGGTTCCAGCTCAGTCTCAAGGAGGGCTTGACCATCTTCCGGGATCAGGAGTTCTCGGCGGATGTGGGCTCCCGACCCGTGCAGCGCATCCGGGAGGTCCAGCGTCTGCGTTCGGTGCAGTTCCCCGAGGACGCCGGACCCACCGCCCATCCGGTCCGACCCGAAGCCTACATGGAGATCAACAACTTTTACACCACCACGGTCTACAACAAAGGGGCCGAGGTGGTACGCATGCTCATGACCCTGATCGGTCGGGAAGCCTTCCATCGGGGCATCACCCTCTATCTGCACCGCCACGATGGTCAGGCCGTGACGGTGGAGGCGTTCATTCAGGCCATGGAGAGCGCCTCGGGTCGGGATCTGAGTCTGTTTCAGCGTTGGTATCACCAGGCCGGCACCCCCCGGGTGACCGTACACCAGCAGCACCGACCCGACTCCGGCGTTCTGGAATTGACCATCCAGCAGGAGTGCCGCGCCCACAACCAGACCGAATCCGGTCCGCCTCTGACCATTCCGCTGGCCATGGCCCTGCTGGATCCCCAATCCGGCGCTCCCCTGCCCCTCACCCTGGAAGGGGAAAATCCGGCTGCCGCCCCTCTGGAACGGGTGCTGGAGTTGACCCGTGCCGTCGAGACCTTTCGTTTCACCGGGATCGAACGCCCCCCGATCCCGTCGCTGTTGCGGGGTTTTTCCGCTCCGGTCAAGCTTGACGCCCCCCTTTCGGAGGCGGATCTGGCCTTTCTCTGGGGGGCGGAGACCGATCCTTTCAACCGTTGGGACGCCGGACAGACTCTGGCCATCCGCACCCTGCTGACCGCCGCCCGCACGCCGCCGGATCAATCCGTCGCCGTACCGGATCCCTTCGTGCGGGCGTTTTCCGCCACCCTGCAAGCCCCGGAACTGGATCCGGCCATGAAGACCCTGGCCATCACCCTGCCCCCTCTGGGGGTTTTGGTGGAAGCCATGGAAAATGCCGATCCCGGCGCCCTCTTCCGGGCGCGGGAGGCGATACGGTGTGGCTTGGCGATGGCCTGTCGCGACACCCTGCTGGAACTCTACGCCGAAAACCAGACTCCCGGCCACTATCGGCTCGACGGTGCCACCATCGGCAGACGCTCCTTGAAAAATTTCGCTCTGGGACTGCTGATGGCCCTGCCGGACAACGATCCGGCGGCCCGCATGGCCGTCGAGCAGGTCGAATCCGCCGACAACATGACCGATCGGATGGGGGGATTGCTGCCTTTGGTCCACGCCGGACGACCCGAAGCCCAACCACTCCTGGCCCGGATGGAACAACGTTGGCACGCCAATCCGTTGGCCATGGACAAATGGTTCGCCATCCAGGCCATGGCCCCCCTGGAGCAGACCCTGGAACGGGTACGCCAGCTCATGACCCATCCGGCCTACGACCCCCGCAATCCCAACCGGATCCGGGCGGTGATCGGCACCTTCTGCCGGGCCAATCTGGTCTGTTTCCACGATCCTGCGGGATCGGGCTACCGGTTTTTGGCCGAAGTGATCCGGGATCTGGATCCCCACAATCCCCAGACCGCCGCGGGACTGGTCTCCACCTTGAGCCGCTGGAAACAGTTTGAACCGCGACGCCGTCAGGCCATGCGCGCCGCCTTGGAAGAGATCGTCGCCCTGCCGGGTCTATCCCGCAACAGCCACGAAATCGCCTCCAAATGTCTCTCCTGA
- a CDS encoding thermonuclease family protein yields MIPILPRAFPLLVLLVSLTTPAMAAKKSYGDIDGAVYLSNPDGDTLRMNIPGVPPLLGENISIRIRGVDTPEIRGLCPREKQLAQEASRQVHHLLASAGHITLKDVGRDKYFRIVATVLADEVDVGAMLLNKGLATPYDGGHKTKKWCESP; encoded by the coding sequence ATGATCCCCATTCTCCCCCGCGCCTTTCCGCTTCTGGTCCTGCTGGTCAGCCTAACCACCCCCGCCATGGCCGCCAAAAAAAGTTACGGCGACATCGACGGAGCGGTCTATCTGAGCAATCCCGACGGCGACACCCTGCGCATGAACATTCCCGGGGTGCCACCCCTGTTAGGGGAAAACATCTCGATACGCATCCGGGGGGTGGACACCCCGGAAATCCGGGGTCTGTGTCCCAGGGAGAAACAGTTGGCCCAAGAGGCCAGCCGTCAGGTCCATCATCTGCTCGCCAGCGCCGGCCACATCACCTTGAAAGACGTGGGACGGGACAAATATTTCCGCATCGTGGCCACGGTCCTGGCCGACGAGGTGGATGTGGGGGCGATGCTGTTGAACAAAGGACTCGCCACCCCCTATGACGGGGGACACAAAACCAAAAAATGGTGCGAATCCCCCTGA
- the leuC gene encoding 3-isopropylmalate dehydratase large subunit has protein sequence MSPQTLFHKIWNAHVIRSESDGTSLLYVDRHLVHEVTSPQAFEGLRLAGRRVFRPGQTFAVPDHNVPTRDLELGIRDPISRLQVETLNANCAEFGVLEFGIGDPRQGVVHVMAPEQGITLPGCIVVCGDSHTATHGAFGALAFGIGTSEVEHVLATQTLPQKEPRTMRVSVEGELSPGVTAKDLILHIIGAIGTAGGTGYVIEFAGSAMRALSMEGRMTVCNMAIEAGARAGMVAVDDKTLAYLQDRPLAPKGETWERAVVAWRELHSDAGARFDREITFNAPDIAPQVTWGTSPEMTLPITGQVPDPAAESNPVRRTSVEQSLAYMGLQSGTPLESIPVDKVFIGSCTNGRIEDLRAAAAMVRGRRKADSVKLAMVVPGTGLVRRQAEEEGLDRVFLAAGFEWRTPGCSMCLAMNDDVLQPGERCASTSNRNFEGRQGPGGRTHLVSPAMAAAAAIAGHFVDVRAGQWASA, from the coding sequence ATGTCACCGCAAACACTGTTTCACAAGATCTGGAATGCCCACGTCATCCGTTCCGAGTCGGACGGCACTTCGTTGTTGTATGTGGATCGTCATCTGGTCCACGAGGTGACCAGTCCCCAGGCTTTCGAGGGGCTCAGGCTCGCCGGACGTCGGGTGTTTCGGCCCGGTCAGACCTTCGCGGTCCCGGATCACAATGTGCCCACCCGGGATCTGGAGTTGGGCATCCGGGATCCCATCTCCCGGTTGCAGGTGGAAACCCTGAATGCCAACTGTGCCGAGTTCGGCGTGCTTGAATTCGGCATCGGTGATCCCCGTCAGGGGGTGGTGCATGTGATGGCCCCGGAACAAGGCATCACCCTGCCGGGCTGCATCGTGGTGTGCGGCGACTCCCATACCGCCACCCATGGGGCTTTCGGCGCGTTGGCCTTCGGCATCGGTACCTCCGAGGTGGAACACGTGCTGGCCACCCAGACCTTGCCGCAAAAAGAGCCCCGCACCATGCGGGTGAGCGTGGAGGGGGAATTGTCGCCGGGAGTTACGGCCAAGGATCTGATTTTGCATATCATCGGCGCCATCGGCACCGCCGGGGGGACCGGGTATGTGATCGAATTCGCCGGATCCGCCATGCGTGCCCTCTCCATGGAAGGTCGCATGACCGTGTGCAACATGGCCATCGAGGCGGGTGCCCGCGCCGGCATGGTGGCGGTGGATGACAAGACTCTGGCCTATTTGCAGGATCGTCCCCTGGCTCCCAAAGGAGAGACCTGGGAGCGGGCGGTCGTGGCGTGGCGGGAGTTGCACTCCGATGCAGGGGCGCGCTTTGATCGGGAGATCACCTTCAACGCTCCCGACATCGCCCCCCAGGTGACCTGGGGCACATCTCCGGAAATGACCCTGCCGATCACCGGTCAGGTGCCGGATCCGGCTGCCGAATCCAATCCGGTGCGGCGCACTTCGGTGGAGCAGTCTCTGGCCTACATGGGATTGCAATCCGGAACCCCGCTGGAGTCCATTCCGGTGGACAAGGTTTTCATCGGTTCGTGTACCAACGGACGCATCGAGGATTTGCGGGCCGCCGCGGCCATGGTGCGGGGACGGCGCAAGGCGGATTCGGTCAAACTGGCCATGGTGGTGCCGGGAACGGGTCTGGTGCGGCGTCAGGCCGAGGAGGAGGGGTTGGACCGGGTTTTCCTGGCCGCCGGTTTCGAGTGGCGCACGCCGGGATGCTCCATGTGTCTGGCCATGAACGACGACGTGTTGCAACCCGGTGAACGCTGCGCCTCCACCTCCAATCGCAACTTCGAGGGACGGCAGGGACCGGGGGGACGTACCCATCTGGTCAGCCCGGCCATGGCGGCGGCTGCGGCCATTGCCGGTCATTTCGTCGATGTACGCGCCGGGCAGTGGGCCAGCGCCTGA
- the leuD gene encoding 3-isopropylmalate dehydratase small subunit, whose product MEPFNSLTALVAPLDRANVDTDAIIPKQFLKSIRRTGFGPNLFDEWRYLDRGEPGQPCDHRPKNPEFVLNQPRFQDARILLARENFGCGSSREHAPWALLGYGFRVIIAPSFADIFFNNCFKNGILPVVLPAAAVERLFAAVVGQEGYTLSVDLPAQTVTTPDGEVHAFAVDPFRKHCLVNGLDDIGLTLEHQTAIEAFESQRRQSAPWVFFA is encoded by the coding sequence ATGGAACCTTTCAACAGCCTGACCGCCCTGGTGGCCCCGCTGGACCGGGCCAATGTGGACACGGACGCCATCATACCCAAGCAGTTTCTGAAATCCATCCGTCGCACGGGATTTGGACCCAACCTGTTCGACGAGTGGCGTTATCTGGATCGGGGAGAGCCGGGCCAGCCTTGTGACCACAGGCCGAAAAATCCCGAATTCGTTCTCAACCAGCCCCGTTTCCAGGATGCCCGGATTTTGTTGGCCCGGGAGAATTTCGGTTGCGGCTCCAGTCGGGAGCACGCCCCCTGGGCGTTGCTGGGGTATGGATTCCGGGTGATCATCGCGCCGAGTTTCGCGGATATTTTTTTCAACAACTGTTTCAAGAACGGCATTCTGCCCGTGGTGCTGCCGGCAGCGGCGGTGGAGAGGCTGTTTGCCGCCGTGGTCGGACAGGAGGGATATACCCTGTCGGTGGATCTGCCCGCCCAGACTGTGACCACTCCGGATGGAGAGGTCCACGCCTTCGCGGTGGATCCTTTCCGAAAGCATTGTCTGGTCAACGGACTGGATGACATCGGCTTGACTTTGGAACACCAAACCGCCATCGAGGCTTTCGAGTCGCAACGACGCCAGTCGGCGCCCTGGGTTTTTTTTGCGTGA
- the leuB gene encoding 3-isopropylmalate dehydrogenase — MSKSILLLPGDGIGQEIMAEAVKVLDWMQAQGLTSLQRSEGLIGGTAYDQVGTPLPAQTVTAAKAADAVLLGAVGGVKWEALDYAVRPERGLLGIRKALDLYCNLRPAQVFPQLANASTLKPEVVAGIDIMVVRELSSGIYFGEPRGVETLPDGRQKGFNTLVYYTDEIQRVARRAYEIAGKRQGRLCSVDKANVLESTELWRKTVIAMAADYPQVALSHMYVDNAAMQLIRNPRQFDVIVTTNLFGDILSDEASMLTGSIGMLPSASLGDRSALYEPIHGSAPDIAGQGVANPLAMILSVAMMFRYTLDQPALADRIERAVNRVLDAGLRTADIWQTGMNKVGTAAMGDAVVAALTD; from the coding sequence ATGAGCAAATCGATTCTGTTGTTGCCCGGTGACGGTATCGGCCAGGAGATCATGGCCGAGGCGGTCAAGGTTTTGGACTGGATGCAGGCCCAGGGTCTGACCTCCTTGCAAAGGAGCGAAGGCCTGATCGGCGGCACGGCTTACGACCAGGTGGGCACCCCGTTGCCCGCCCAGACCGTGACCGCGGCCAAGGCGGCGGACGCGGTGCTGCTGGGGGCGGTGGGGGGGGTGAAATGGGAAGCTCTGGACTATGCGGTCCGGCCCGAGCGGGGGCTGTTGGGCATTCGCAAGGCGTTGGATCTGTATTGCAATCTGCGTCCGGCCCAGGTTTTCCCCCAGTTGGCCAACGCCTCCACCTTGAAGCCCGAAGTGGTGGCGGGCATCGATATCATGGTGGTGCGGGAGTTGTCCTCCGGGATCTATTTCGGGGAGCCCAGAGGGGTGGAGACCCTGCCCGACGGACGGCAGAAGGGATTCAACACCCTGGTCTACTACACCGACGAGATCCAGCGCGTGGCCCGGCGCGCCTATGAGATCGCCGGCAAGCGTCAGGGCCGGCTTTGCTCGGTGGATAAGGCCAATGTGCTGGAATCCACCGAACTGTGGCGCAAGACCGTGATCGCCATGGCGGCGGATTATCCGCAAGTGGCCCTGTCCCACATGTACGTGGACAACGCCGCCATGCAGTTGATCCGCAATCCCCGCCAGTTCGACGTGATTGTGACCACCAATCTGTTTGGCGATATTCTCTCCGACGAGGCCAGCATGTTGACCGGTTCCATCGGCATGCTGCCTTCGGCGTCTCTGGGGGATCGCAGTGCGTTGTACGAACCCATTCACGGCTCGGCTCCGGACATCGCCGGGCAGGGAGTGGCCAATCCGTTGGCCATGATTCTCTCCGTGGCCATGATGTTTCGTTATACCCTCGACCAGCCCGCCCTGGCGGACCGGATCGAGCGGGCGGTCAACCGGGTGCTGGATGCGGGCTTGCGCACCGCCGACATCTGGCAGACCGGCATGAACAAGGTGGGCACCGCGGCCATGGGTGATGCCGTGGTGGCGGCGCTGACCGATTAA
- a CDS encoding aspartate-semialdehyde dehydrogenase, producing MDVFNVAIAGATGNVGREILAILEERRFPVGEVHLLASERSAGSVVEFKGRELVVKNLADFDFTGVHVGLFSPGGSVSAVYAPKAAAAGCVVVDNTSYFRMDPDVPLVVPEVNPQAIADYKKKGIIANPNCSTIQMVVALKPIHDAAVIKRVVVSTYQAVSGAGKAAMDELMEQTRSFYIPGRDVPPKKFTKPIAFNLIPQIDVFLENGYTKEEMKMVNETHKILDPAIRVTATTVRVPVFNSHSEVVTIETERPLSPEEARALLAQAPGVEVVDDPSTLTYMTPREAAGRDATFVSRIRRDFSVDNGLQMWVVSDNLRKGAALNAVQIAEVLIRDYLNI from the coding sequence ATGGACGTATTCAATGTAGCCATCGCCGGAGCCACCGGCAATGTGGGACGGGAGATTCTCGCGATTCTCGAAGAGCGTCGATTCCCGGTGGGAGAGGTCCATCTGCTGGCCTCGGAACGCAGCGCCGGCAGTGTGGTGGAGTTCAAGGGTCGGGAGTTGGTGGTGAAGAATCTGGCCGACTTCGATTTCACCGGCGTGCATGTGGGACTGTTCTCCCCTGGCGGGTCGGTGTCGGCGGTTTACGCCCCCAAGGCCGCCGCCGCCGGTTGTGTGGTGGTGGACAACACCTCCTATTTCCGTATGGATCCGGATGTGCCCCTGGTGGTGCCTGAGGTCAACCCCCAGGCGATCGCCGACTACAAGAAAAAAGGCATCATCGCCAATCCCAACTGCTCCACCATTCAGATGGTGGTGGCCTTGAAACCGATCCATGACGCGGCGGTCATCAAGCGGGTGGTGGTGTCCACCTATCAGGCGGTTTCCGGGGCGGGCAAGGCGGCCATGGACGAACTCATGGAGCAGACCCGTTCGTTTTATATCCCTGGCCGGGATGTGCCCCCCAAAAAATTCACCAAGCCCATCGCCTTCAATCTCATTCCCCAGATCGACGTTTTCTTGGAAAACGGCTACACCAAGGAAGAGATGAAGATGGTCAATGAGACCCATAAGATTCTCGATCCGGCCATTCGCGTCACCGCCACCACCGTGCGGGTTCCGGTGTTCAATTCCCACTCCGAGGTGGTGACCATCGAAACCGAACGTCCCCTCTCCCCGGAAGAGGCGCGGGCCCTGTTGGCCCAGGCACCGGGTGTGGAGGTGGTGGATGATCCGTCCACCCTCACCTACATGACCCCCCGGGAAGCCGCCGGTCGGGATGCCACCTTCGTCTCCCGCATCCGTCGGGACTTCAGCGTGGACAACGGCTTGCAAATGTGGGTGGTCTCCGACAACCTGCGCAAGGGCGCCGCGCTGAATGCGGTGCAGATCGCCGAGGTGTTGATTCGCGATTACCTGAACATCTGA
- a CDS encoding STAS domain-containing protein — MSITTHEESGVVTITLDDKFVFSDHRAFRNTYHNRPPGTRYILDFRRVTYMDSSALGMLLLLKEEGAGGDKNSVQLLHCNDQVRKILDVANFSQLFTMT, encoded by the coding sequence ATGTCCATCACCACCCATGAAGAGTCCGGGGTTGTCACCATCACCCTGGATGACAAATTCGTTTTCAGTGACCACCGGGCCTTCCGGAACACCTATCACAACCGACCACCCGGAACCCGCTATATTCTTGATTTCCGCCGGGTCACCTATATGGACAGTTCCGCATTGGGCATGCTGCTGCTGCTCAAGGAAGAAGGGGCCGGAGGCGACAAAAACAGCGTGCAACTGCTCCATTGCAACGATCAGGTCCGCAAGATTCTGGATGTGGCCAATTTCTCCCAACTGTTCACCATGACATGA
- a CDS encoding chemotaxis protein CheW, with product MSVPGLTEVTQFLTFHLDREVFAIDISKIKEVLEFSAVTKIPRTPDFMCGVINLRGSVVPVVDLRLKFGMSKSEKTVNTCIIIIDVIQEEGTTVIGAMADSVKEVVELDPNQIEPAPKIGTGLRTDFIRGMGKQGNHFVILLDTDKVFSAAELSLLQDAGKVGSSAKAPAEKAA from the coding sequence ATGAGCGTTCCTGGACTGACCGAAGTGACCCAATTTTTGACCTTTCACCTGGATCGGGAGGTGTTCGCCATCGACATCTCCAAAATCAAGGAGGTGTTGGAGTTCTCTGCCGTGACCAAGATCCCCAGGACTCCCGATTTCATGTGCGGGGTGATCAATCTGCGGGGCAGTGTGGTGCCGGTGGTGGACCTGCGCCTGAAGTTCGGCATGTCCAAAAGTGAAAAGACCGTCAATACCTGCATCATCATCATCGATGTGATCCAGGAAGAAGGCACTACGGTCATCGGTGCCATGGCCGACTCGGTCAAGGAAGTGGTGGAACTCGATCCCAATCAGATCGAGCCTGCGCCCAAGATCGGTACCGGACTGCGCACGGATTTCATCCGCGGCATGGGCAAGCAGGGCAACCACTTCGTCATTCTGCTGGATACCGACAAGGTCTTCTCGGCCGCCGAGCTTTCCCTGCTTCAGGATGCGGGCAAGGTCGGAAGCTCCGCCAAGGCCCCCGCGGAAAAAGCGGCCTGA
- a CDS encoding HAMP domain-containing protein, producing MKDLKLGLKLGLGFGLVLLLTALVAFSGYSGLNGLADRIDKSHDMASLIDSINKAGIAEKNFIIRKDFKHAEENNKALENLKKQALIDRDQKFQDPNDKREMDDVLGLAEGYNKAFTQYVAMEKKRNESLTRIRDIADNVVRVEVTSMQEDQAKKLHELIAQQANVNAADKAAQIEHTAKIEDRATKAAKAAQMLIDFKDARIGEKEIFISNGKDEKQVKRNLDGSSSALKNAQELLVTFKAQSNIDQGKRIIAGLEQYQKEMVIMNEAIQSQNKSEQELIAARTKAEEKVDAIVEGQNKKAAAQITSSSSLIISASVGAVLIGLVIAYLLTRLIVSALTQGVVFARSIAGGDLTATIDLDQKDEVGQLANALKDMATKLREVIGEVSVAAAQVSAGSNEISNAAQNLSQGATEQAASIEETSSAMEEMSSNIQQNTDNANTTQNISQKASKDAAEGGVAVEEAVTAMKEIASKIGIIEEIARQTNLLALNAAIEAARAGEHGKGFAVVAAEVRKLAERSQTAAGEISHLSASSVGVAERAGGIINKLVPDIQKTAELIQEIAAASQEQNQGATQINQAIQQLDQVIQQNAGSSEEMAATAEELSAQADIMSQSISFFKIGNQTPHVTRSKPASRPKIGGGGAKPQPHLQKHATKALPAPSGHKSGGVDLNMGGHASDDEFETF from the coding sequence ATGAAAGATCTGAAATTGGGACTCAAACTCGGACTCGGCTTTGGTCTCGTGTTGCTTCTGACCGCCCTCGTGGCCTTCAGCGGCTACAGCGGCTTGAATGGACTGGCGGATCGCATCGACAAAAGCCATGACATGGCCTCCCTGATTGACTCAATCAACAAAGCCGGCATCGCGGAAAAGAACTTCATCATCCGCAAAGATTTCAAGCATGCAGAAGAAAACAATAAGGCACTGGAAAACCTCAAGAAACAGGCACTCATCGACCGGGATCAAAAATTCCAGGATCCCAACGACAAACGGGAAATGGACGATGTGTTGGGTCTGGCCGAAGGTTACAACAAGGCCTTTACCCAATATGTGGCCATGGAAAAAAAACGCAACGAAAGCCTGACCCGCATCCGTGATATCGCAGACAATGTCGTGCGTGTGGAAGTGACCTCCATGCAGGAAGATCAGGCAAAAAAACTCCACGAACTGATCGCCCAGCAAGCCAACGTAAATGCGGCGGACAAAGCGGCCCAAATCGAGCACACCGCCAAAATCGAAGACCGGGCGACCAAGGCCGCAAAAGCTGCACAAATGTTGATTGATTTCAAGGATGCCCGCATCGGAGAAAAAGAGATCTTCATCAGCAACGGCAAGGATGAAAAACAGGTCAAACGCAACCTGGATGGCTCCTCCTCAGCCCTGAAAAACGCTCAGGAACTGTTGGTTACTTTCAAGGCACAAAGCAACATCGATCAGGGCAAGAGAATCATCGCGGGCCTTGAGCAGTATCAAAAAGAGATGGTCATCATGAATGAAGCCATCCAGTCGCAAAACAAGTCCGAACAGGAGTTGATCGCGGCACGCACCAAAGCCGAAGAAAAAGTGGACGCCATCGTTGAGGGACAAAACAAAAAGGCAGCGGCCCAGATCACCTCTTCCAGCTCCCTGATCATCTCGGCCAGCGTCGGCGCCGTGCTGATCGGACTGGTGATCGCCTATCTGCTCACCCGCCTGATCGTCAGCGCACTGACCCAGGGTGTGGTCTTCGCCCGGAGCATTGCCGGGGGTGATCTCACCGCCACCATCGATCTGGACCAGAAAGACGAAGTGGGTCAACTGGCCAACGCCCTCAAGGACATGGCTACCAAGCTGCGAGAAGTGATCGGCGAAGTGTCGGTCGCCGCCGCCCAGGTGTCGGCGGGCAGCAACGAAATCTCCAACGCCGCGCAGAATCTCTCCCAGGGGGCCACCGAACAGGCCGCCTCCATCGAAGAGACATCCTCGGCCATGGAAGAGATGTCTTCCAACATCCAGCAGAACACCGACAACGCCAACACCACCCAGAACATCTCCCAGAAAGCCTCCAAGGATGCCGCCGAAGGTGGAGTCGCCGTGGAAGAAGCGGTCACCGCCATGAAGGAAATCGCCTCCAAGATCGGCATCATCGAAGAGATCGCCCGTCAAACCAATCTGTTGGCCTTGAACGCCGCCATCGAAGCCGCCCGCGCCGGTGAACACGGCAAAGGCTTCGCCGTGGTGGCCGCCGAAGTGCGCAAACTGGCGGAACGCAGCCAGACCGCCGCAGGCGAAATCAGCCATCTGTCCGCATCCAGCGTAGGCGTGGCCGAACGGGCCGGAGGCATCATCAACAAACTGGTTCCGGACATCCAAAAGACCGCCGAACTGATCCAGGAAATCGCCGCGGCCAGCCAGGAGCAAAACCAGGGGGCCACGCAGATCAATCAGGCGATTCAGCAGCTCGATCAGGTGATCCAACAGAACGCCGGATCCTCCGAAGAGATGGCCGCCACCGCCGAAGAGTTGAGCGCCCAGGCCGACATCATGAGCCAATCCATCTCCTTCTTCAAAATCGGCAACCAGACGCCCCATGTGACCCGGAGCAAGCCCGCCTCCAGACCCAAGATCGGCGGCGGCGGTGCCAAACCCCAACCCCATCTCCAAAAGCACGCCACCAAAGCCCTGCCCGCTCCGTCCGGACATAAATCCGGCGGCGTGGATCTGAACATGGGTGGTCATGCCTCGGATGATGAATTCGAGACCTTCTAA